In a single window of the Flavobacteriales bacterium genome:
- a CDS encoding TIGR00266 family protein yields the protein MAHEIDYKIYGDDMQAVEVELDPNEAVRAEAGAMLYMENGIQMQANTGGGIFKGFKRLITGESFFITTFLHTGMGKSHVAFAAPYPGKIIPLHLGELGGEFYCQKDGFLCAAQGVEIEVAFTKRIGAGLFGGEGFILQRLEGDGLAFIHAGGTIIKKELQHGETLRVDTGCLVAFAPTVDYDIQFIGGFRNSLFGGEGLFTANLTGPGIVYLQTLPFSRLADRIAAAARIGGNRGTGERKGVAGLGGDLLGNIISGD from the coding sequence ATGGCACACGAGATAGATTACAAGATATATGGCGATGACATGCAGGCCGTGGAAGTGGAACTCGACCCGAATGAGGCGGTGAGAGCAGAAGCTGGCGCGATGCTGTACATGGAAAACGGCATTCAGATGCAGGCCAACACGGGCGGAGGTATCTTCAAAGGCTTCAAGCGACTGATAACAGGCGAGAGCTTCTTCATCACCACCTTCCTCCATACTGGAATGGGAAAAAGCCACGTGGCATTTGCAGCTCCTTATCCAGGTAAGATCATCCCGCTGCATTTGGGCGAACTTGGTGGCGAATTCTACTGCCAGAAGGATGGTTTCCTCTGTGCAGCGCAAGGCGTAGAGATCGAAGTGGCCTTCACCAAACGCATCGGTGCGGGGCTTTTCGGTGGTGAGGGATTCATTCTTCAGCGACTGGAAGGCGATGGATTGGCATTCATTCACGCGGGCGGAACGATTATTAAGAAAGAGTTGCAACATGGAGAAACACTTCGTGTTGATACAGGCTGCTTGGTGGCGTTTGCCCCAACGGTCGATTACGACATTCAGTTCATTGGCGGATTCCGAAACTCACTCTTTGGTGGAGAAGGTCTGTTCACAGCCAACCTCACAGGACCTGGAATCGTTTATCTGCAAACGCTACCGTTCAGCCGTTTGGCCGACAGAATTGCAGCGGCCGCACGCATTGGTGGAAACAGGGGCACAGGTGAACGCAAAGGCGTTGCGGGTCTGGGTGGCGACCTGCTCGGAAATATTATCAGCGGAGACTGA